Below is a window of Haloglycomyces albus DSM 45210 DNA.
CTGGTCGAACAGGTCATCGTCGTCGATGCTGAATCCGCCGCCGAGGGTGATGATGGTGCGGGTCGGGGTGCTCATGTGACTGTCTTTCCGGGGTCGAGGTCGGGGACGACGTGAGAATACCAGGGGACATTGGTTTCAGCGAATCGATTTCGTTTTAGCGTGCGGGCATGGTGCGTACTGCGCCTTGCGATGTGTTGTAGACCTTGAGAACGGTCTCGATGGCCGCGTTTCGTTATTGACGTGGCGGGAACGACTTCAGTAGTTGATCCAGAACCGCCGTCAAGCTGTCGACATTGTCGGAGTCGAACCATTCGGTGCGGAGACGTTCGTTGATTCCTTGCGGAGTTTCGTGATCGGCGGCAAGTTCCGTCAGGGAGCGGGATTCGTCTCCGAGAGCTCGTCCGATCCCTTGGAACAGTCCACGTATGTAGCGATCCGCATCGTTCGGAGATATACCTTGGCTCGTCGCCCAGGCGGCAATCGTGGTGAGAAAGCGATAGTGGGACGACAGGGTGGCGGTCAAGGCGGAGAAGACGTTGAGTTCGCGTTCGCTCGCTACGGCGAGCGCGCCACCGAGCGATGCGAAAAGGGCGTTGACGTTCGGCTCGTTGGGACTTATGACGGTGATGGCGCGGCGCTCGCGTACGGCGGGAAGCGGTATCGCTCGTACGACGGTCGTATCGGTTGCCAGCTCGCGTCTCACGTCGGCGTTGCCGACTCCGGCCATGACGTTGACGAGGACGGTGGGCCCGTTGATGGTCAGTCCGTCGAAGGCGTCTGCTCGGTCATGTGGTCGGACGGCGAGGATGACGGTGTCGGAGTTGTCGACGACGGCTTGGTTGGTGGGGCATTGTGTGACCGTTTCGTATTGGTGCGCGAGAACGTCGGTGGTTTTGCGGCCGCGTGGGGAGAGGAAGATCTGCGGCGGATGTGTCCGGTCCTCGCAGAGGCCGGTGACGATTGCTTTCCCGATCTCGCCTACTCCGATGATTCCGATGGTGGGCATGGTTGTGTTCTCCCTGTCGTTCGGCGCGATGAAATTGGTTTCTGTGGACTGGGGAGTTGTTCGTTCCACTTGCAATGAGGGTGACCGAGTGCGGTGGAACGAACAACCTCCACGACTACAGTGCGCGTGCTGTACGACAACGAGTGTCGGTGCGAGGTCAGTTCATGGGGACGGTTCCGACGTCTTCGTTGTCTCCCAGGACAACGAACTGTCCCATCATTCCCATGTCTTCGTGTCGAAGGATGTGGCAGTGGTACATGTACGGCAGGTCGGGGTCGGTGTAGTCGGTGAATCGCATGGCGAGGCGGTAGGGGAGGTCCGGTTCCAGTGCGATGGTGTCCTTCCAGCCGCGCAGGTGTTCCGGTGGGGCTGCTCCGTCGACGTCGATGACTTGGAACTGTACGTCGTGGACGTGGAAGTTGTGTAGGAACGGGACTCGGTTGCGTACCGTCCATACTTCGGTCGTGTCGACTCGGACGCCGAAGTCGATGCGTTGCATGTCCATGGTCTTGTTGTTGATTTGGTTCATCCCGTGAAGGTCGAATTCGCGGGTGGTGGTGGGATTGTCGGCGTTGAGGTCGGGCATGTCCACGAGTGTGGCGGGCAGTTCCGGGGAGTCGTCCAGTGAGTCGGCGGCTTTGAAGCGCAGTATGTCGAAGCGATCGTCCATTCCGTTGAAGCGTTGGAAGGGGAACCCGTATCCGAGTTCTGCTGGGAAGGATCGTAGGTCGACGGTTTCGTCTTCTTTGAAGTCCACGATGATTTCGGCTCTTTCGCCGGGGGAGAGCGCGATTCGCTCGGTCGGAAGTGGTTTTGAACGCAGGCCTCCGTCGGTGGCGATGAGTTGGAACGAGCGATCGTCGCTGAATCCGAAGTTGTAGACGCGTGAGTTCGAGGCGTTCAACAGGCGCAGTCGGGCTTTTTTGGTGGTGACGGAGAAGTACGGCCCGTAGGTGCCGTTGACGAGGATTTCGTCGCCCATGATTCCGGAGGTGTTCATGAACGAACTGTCTTCCTCGAATTGGTTGTCCGAGGAGAAGGTCCGGTCTTGCACGATCAACGGGACGTCGTCGATTCCGTAACGGTGCGGCAGTGGCAGCGCGTCGCTGATGTCGTCGTCGATCAGTAGCATCCCGGCCAGGCCTCGGTAGACATGGCGAGCGGTGCGTCCGTGCGGGTGCGGGTGGTACCAGAGGGTCGCGGCGTTCTGATCGGCCGTCCACTCCGCTTCCCACGTGTCGCCTGGGGCGATGCTCTGATGGGGTCCGCCGTCGACGGCGGCTGGTAGGTGGGCGCCGTGCCAGTGGACGGTGGTGTCTTCGTCCAGGTGATTGCGAACGCTGAAGGAGGCGTCTTCGCCGCGCCGGAGACGTACCGTCGGTCCGAGGTAGGAACCGTTGACGCCCCAGGTATCCGTTTTACCTCCCGGTTTGAATGCGGTGGTGCCGGTCTGAATGTCCAGTTCGAAATGCCGGACACCGTTTTTGACCGTGGATTCGGCCAGGGGCGGAACGGTCAGTTCGTTGTCGAAGTCGACGTCGTCGAAGGTGTCGGTGCGATACGTGGAGTAGAGGATCCCGAATCCTCCGGCCGGTACGGCGATGGCGGTTCCGAGTCCGGCGGCGCTCCAGGTGAGGACTTTCCGTCTGTTCATGCTTCAACGATTGCCGTTTTCACGTAGCACGACATCGGCGCGGTGACGGTATTTCACCTACGCCAGGGGGCGTAGTTCTGCCGTCGGGATACTCCAGCCGTCGGCAGGGGCGTGGTACGAACGGCTCATCCGATCGAAGGTAATAGGACTTTCTCGGCGTGTCGTGTGGCGTGTTCGGCTTTTTCGCGCCTTCCGGGTGCGAGGATAGGGCAGAAACACCGGTTTTCAGGTGTTTGACCTCGCACAACGCAGTTGTTGGGCGATGAGGTACCGGTAGGGATCGATGGCGGTCGTTCCGGTGTTCGTCGCCTGAAAGATGAACGGTGTACCCCTATTCATCGGTCCCCCAATTCGGGATGGGAGATTCCAATGCCGCAGAGCGATGCCCCTGCCCGCAGTGATGCACAGGGCGAGGAGACCGGTCACCCTCGTCGCTGGTGGATTCTTGCGATCCTCGTCGTTTCGCTTTTGGTTGTCGTCATTGACAATACGATTCTGAACGTAGCGCTGAAGACGCTCGCCGATCCGCATGACGGATTGGGAGCGAGCCAAAGTGAACTGGCCTGGATGGTCAACTCGTATACTTTGGTGTTCGCCGGATTGCTGTTCGCCTTTGGCGTGGTGGGTGATCGCCTGGGCCGTAAGGTCATGATCATGGCCGGCCTTGTGGTGTTCGGTGTGGCGTCTCTGCTGTCGGCCTATGCCGACAGCCCGCTCCAGCTCATCCTGTTTCGCTCGATCATGGGTATGGGGGCGGCGATGATGATGCCCTCGACTCTGTCGATGCTGCGGGCGGTGTTTCCGGCCAAGGAGTTTCCCAAGGCGCTCGCTGTTTGGACGGCCGCGGTGGGGGCGTCGGGTGCATTGGGTCCGCTGGTCGGAGGCGCTTTGCTGGAACGTTTCTGGTGGGGCTCGGTGTTCCTGGTCAATGTGCCCATTGTCGTGTTCGGGTTGCTGTTCATCGGTATTCTGGCTCCGGAATCGCGTGGTAGGCAGGGGAAACCCGACGTCGTCGGCATGCTGTTGTCGGTGGCGGGACTGGTGACGCTCACCTACGGCATTATCGAAGCGGGAGAAAGCGGCACCTGGAACAATGTCGAAGCCTGGGGCACCATGGCCGTCGGGGGTCTCATTCTGGTGTGGTTCATCTGGTGGGAGGCCATCACGCCACACGCCTCCCTGGACGTGTCACTGTTTAAGAAGCAATTGTTTTCGGTCTCCGCGTTCACCATGACCCTGGTGTTCTTCATATCCATGGGTCTGATGTTTTTCATGTCGTTCTATCTGCAGATCGTGCGTGGATACAGCCCCATGCAGGCGGGGTTGCTTTTCCTCCCGACGGCGATTTCCATGCTGCTTTTCGCACCCGGGTCGAACAACCTGGTTCAGAAATTGGGGCCGAAAACGGTCGGTATCGGCGGGATGCTGCTGTTGATCGGATCGGTACTGGTAGTGACGCGACTGGAGGCGGACACCCCGATCGTCATGATCGTGGTCGCGTTCAGCCTGCAGGGGGTGGGGATGGCCTACCTGATGCCTCCGGCCATGACCACCTTGATGAATGCGATGCCGTCCGATCAGGCCGGGGTCGGTTCGGCGTTGAGCAATACCCTGCGGCAAGTCGGAGGGGCTCTGGGCGTGGCAGTGCTGAGTACGGTCATGGCACAGGATTACCGCCGGTCCTTGACCGAGGAGATCCCGGTGATCCGGGGAGAGGCCCGCGAATCGGTGGCGTCCACGTATGCGGCCCTTGACAGTGTGGACGGTATTCCGCCGCCGGTGCGGATGTTCGTGCTGGAAGCGGCCGATAGGTCGTTCATTTCGGCCATGCACGTGACCGCGTACACGGCGTGCGCGATCGCGGTGGTGGGCCTGATCGTGGTGGCTCTGTTCTATCCGAGGCGGGAACGACAAGATGTGCCTCAGCAGCGACGTGCGGAAACCCCGGATTATCGCGCCAAGATGGAGAATCTGGAATGGGGGCCGCCACTGCCTCCGTTGGGGGAATCCGAGCAGGAACACGGAGAATTGCAGACGGCCGGTCAGGCACCCCGTCGGCATCGACAAGGGCAGTGACGAAAAAGCGGTTGGCCGATCGGCCAACCGCTCACGTCGAATACGAGGATCGACTATTAGCTCATCTTGTTGCCAGCGCTGCGCAGCTGCTTGCAAGCTTCGGCAATACGGGCGGCCATGCCCTTTTCGGCGGCCTTACCGTACGAGCGCGGGTCGTAGACCTTCTTGTTTCCGACCTCGTCGTCCACCTTGAGTACACCGTCGTAGTTTTTGAACATGTGGTCGACGATGGGGCGGGTGAAGGCGTACTGGGTGTCGGTGTCGATGTTCATCTTGATGACACCGTAGTCCACCGCGTCGGAGATTTCCTGCTCGGTGGAGCCGGAACCACCGTGGAAGACCAGGTCGAACGGCTTTTCCTTACCGGTTTCGCGCCCGATCTCGTCCTGGATCTCCTTCAGAATTTCCGGACGCAGGCGCACGTTGCCCGGCTTGTAGACGCCGTGTACGTTTCCGAACGTCAGCGCGGTCATGTAACGGCCGTTTTCGCCGGTTCCGAGCGCCTCGACGGTGGCGCGAGCGTCGTCGACCGTGGTGTACAGCTTTTCGTCGATCGCGGCCGATACGCCGTCTTCCTCACCGCCGACGACTCCCACCTCGATTTCGAGGACGATATTGGCGCGGCGGGCACGCTCGAGCAGGTCGGTGGCGATCTCCATGTTCTCTTTGAGCGGCACCGCGGATCCGTCCCACATGTGCGACTGGAACAAGGGGTTCTCCCCGCGAGCCACACGGTCTTCGGAGACCTTCAGCAGGGGACGAACGAATCCGTCCAGGTGCTCCTTCGGGCAGTGGTCGGTGTGCAGCGCGACCTTGACCGGGTAGTTCTTGGCGATCTCCTCGGCGGCGCGGGCGAGGGCGACGGCACCGGTAACTTTGTCCTTAATGGTCTGACCCGACAGGTAGTCGGCACCGCCGGTGGAAACCTGGATGATGCCGTCCGATTCGGCCTCGGCAAAACCGGCCAGCGCGGCGTTCAGAGACTGGGTCGAGGTGACGTTGATGGCCGGGTAGGCGAAGGAATTCTTCTTCGCCCGGTCGAGCATCTCGTTGTATTCCTCGGGTGTCGCGATAGGCATACTGCCTGCTCCTTACGAATGATCAACGGCACGGAGCCGTGTTTATCAGTTTCCTGAGGCGTGCTGACGGTCCCGGCGGAATGGAATCCGGGAGTCCGAGCCGTTCGCTGCCGTGCAGCGAGCCGCTGTCGTCCATTAAAATACCAGCTCGTTGAGCTGGTTGAATCCGGTTCCCTCCGCATGGTGAAGCACGCCTGAACCCCGACCGGGGGTTGTGGGACTCAGACGCCGCTGTCTGGTTTCCCGCACGCACCTACCTTACTACCGACCCTGTTGGCTCTGCGTGAGCAGTCCGCTTTCCGGACGGCCGAGGGGCGAGCATGGCAGCGGTCGATAAGCCTGCCGTATTGAGCGCATCCTGGAGATTTCGGCGCGGGGTGGCCGCGTAGCGTACTAACGTCAATAACATGAGCGCAGCTTTTGAAATTCATCGCGATGAGGACGATTTCCCCACCGACGGTCCGGAGAACAACGAGGACGAAGCGGTGGAGGAGGTGTATGAGGATGAGTTTCCGCTGGAAGGTGGTGAGGCGGTAGAGGTCGGCCTCCCGCTGGAGTCGAACGAGGCCGACGCCATGGAGCAGCGGCAGGAAGTGCCCGAAGACGACGATGCGGCCGACCGCGAAGCGTAAAGGCTCACGATCGGCCGCCGTCCCCCGGTTCTTACTGGGTGGCCTTAAGCTGGTCAAGTACCCAGGCGAGGTGGAAAGCCTCTTCCTTCCAGGCGTCGTAACGGCCGCTACGGCCGCCGTGACCGGCCTCCATTTCCGTCTTCAACAGCACGTGCGAGCTCGGCGAGGTGTGTCGCAGCTGCGCGACCCATTTGGCCGGCTCGTGGAACCCGACGCGCGTATCGTTCAGGCTGGTGACGGCCAGAATATCGGGATACGTGGAGTCGCTGACGTTCTCATAGGGAGAGTAGGACTTCATGTACTCGTAGACTTCGGCGGACTCAATGGGATTGCCCCATTCGTCCCACTCGGGAATGGTCAACGGCATGCTCGGATCCAAAATCGTGGTCAAAGCGTCCACGAACGGCACCTGAGCGAGAATCCCGGTGAACTTGTCGCCGGCCATATTGGCGACGGCACCCATCAGCAGGCCACCCGCCGAACCGCCACGCGCCACGATCCGATTGCCGTCGGCCCACCCGGTCTCGACCAAGTGATCGGCGACGGAGATAAAGTCGGTGAAGGTGTTCTTCTTCTGCAGCAGCTTCCCGTCGTCGTACCAGGAGCGACCCATCTCGCCTCCACCCCGGATGTGGGCGATGGCGAACACCACGCCCCGATCCATAAGGGACAGGCGGGGAATGGAGAAGTACGGGTCCGATGACATCTCGTAGGAGCCGTAGCCCATCAAGAGGACGGGATTGGTGGTGTCCGGTTCCACGTCCTTGTGCGCCACGATCGAAACCGGCACCAGCGTGCCGTCGGCGGCGGTGGCCCATTCGCGGTGCTGCCGGTAGTCGTCCGGATTGAAGTCGCCGAGTACGGGAGTCTGCTTGCGCAGCATCTTGTCGCCACTGCGCACGTTGTAGTCGTAGATGCTCATCGGAGTGACCATCGAGGTGTATCCGAAACGAATGTGGTGGGTGTCGTATTCGGGAGTGTCGCCCAGCCCGACGTCGTAGAGCGGCTCGTCGAACTCGATGAGCTTCAAATCGCCGACCTTGTCCATCAATGCCAGCTGAGAGAGACCGTTCTCGCGCATCGACACGACCGCGAACTCGGCGAAGGCGTCCACACCGAGCAAACGACGGGCGTCGCTGTGAGGAACGAGTTCGTGGTAATCGGTGGTGTCGTCGACCGGCACCCAACCGAGCGTAAAGTTCTTGGCATTGTCGTTGTGCAAGACGAGGAAGCGATCACCCTGGTGGTCGATTTCCACGTCTACGCCGTCGCGACGTCCGTCACCGAAGATGCGGAATTCCCCGGTCGGGTCGTCGGCGGGCAGGTAGCGGATTTCGGAGGTAATGCTGGAGGCCGACATGAGCATCAGGTACTTTTCCGAACGGGTCAAGCCGATGCCGACACGGAAACGCTCGTCGTCCTCCTGATAGATCAAGGTGTCGTCGTTCTCGCCCAAGATGTGACGCCAGACCTGGTGGGGCCGCCAGGCGTGATCGACCTTGGTGTAGAAGTAGGCGGTTCCGTCGGACGACCACGCACCGCCGTAGAAGGTGTCGGGGACGGCGTCGGATAGTTCCTCGCCGGTGCGCAGATCCTTGAAGTGCAGGGTGAAGCGTTCGTCGCCGGAGAAGTTGACCGAATAGGCCAGCAGATTACCGTCCGGAGACACTTCGGCGGCGCCCATGGAGAAGAAGTCGTGGCCCTCCGCCAGGACGTTGCCGTCCAGAATGACTTCCTCGCCCTCGATGGGCTGTCCCGGTTTGATTTCAGGGGGAACCAAACCTTC
It encodes the following:
- the fbaA gene encoding class II fructose-bisphosphate aldolase — encoded protein: MPIATPEEYNEMLDRAKKNSFAYPAINVTSTQSLNAALAGFAEAESDGIIQVSTGGADYLSGQTIKDKVTGAVALARAAEEIAKNYPVKVALHTDHCPKEHLDGFVRPLLKVSEDRVARGENPLFQSHMWDGSAVPLKENMEIATDLLERARRANIVLEIEVGVVGGEEDGVSAAIDEKLYTTVDDARATVEALGTGENGRYMTALTFGNVHGVYKPGNVRLRPEILKEIQDEIGRETGKEKPFDLVFHGGSGSTEQEISDAVDYGVIKMNIDTDTQYAFTRPIVDHMFKNYDGVLKVDDEVGNKKVYDPRSYGKAAEKGMAARIAEACKQLRSAGNKMS
- a CDS encoding S9 family peptidase, encoding MADIQPPVAGRYDHERTFHDDTFNDVYYWLRDPENPEVLDYLKAENAYTEQETAHLDSLRDKIFHEIKGRIQETDLSVPTRHHGWWYYGRTEEGKQYARQCRLKAEGLVPPEIKPGQPIEGEEVILDGNVLAEGHDFFSMGAAEVSPDGNLLAYSVNFSGDERFTLHFKDLRTGEELSDAVPDTFYGGAWSSDGTAYFYTKVDHAWRPHQVWRHILGENDDTLIYQEDDERFRVGIGLTRSEKYLMLMSASSITSEIRYLPADDPTGEFRIFGDGRRDGVDVEIDHQGDRFLVLHNDNAKNFTLGWVPVDDTTDYHELVPHSDARRLLGVDAFAEFAVVSMRENGLSQLALMDKVGDLKLIEFDEPLYDVGLGDTPEYDTHHIRFGYTSMVTPMSIYDYNVRSGDKMLRKQTPVLGDFNPDDYRQHREWATAADGTLVPVSIVAHKDVEPDTTNPVLLMGYGSYEMSSDPYFSIPRLSLMDRGVVFAIAHIRGGGEMGRSWYDDGKLLQKKNTFTDFISVADHLVETGWADGNRIVARGGSAGGLLMGAVANMAGDKFTGILAQVPFVDALTTILDPSMPLTIPEWDEWGNPIESAEVYEYMKSYSPYENVSDSTYPDILAVTSLNDTRVGFHEPAKWVAQLRHTSPSSHVLLKTEMEAGHGGRSGRYDAWKEEAFHLAWVLDQLKATQ
- a CDS encoding MFS transporter, producing the protein MPQSDAPARSDAQGEETGHPRRWWILAILVVSLLVVVIDNTILNVALKTLADPHDGLGASQSELAWMVNSYTLVFAGLLFAFGVVGDRLGRKVMIMAGLVVFGVASLLSAYADSPLQLILFRSIMGMGAAMMMPSTLSMLRAVFPAKEFPKALAVWTAAVGASGALGPLVGGALLERFWWGSVFLVNVPIVVFGLLFIGILAPESRGRQGKPDVVGMLLSVAGLVTLTYGIIEAGESGTWNNVEAWGTMAVGGLILVWFIWWEAITPHASLDVSLFKKQLFSVSAFTMTLVFFISMGLMFFMSFYLQIVRGYSPMQAGLLFLPTAISMLLFAPGSNNLVQKLGPKTVGIGGMLLLIGSVLVVTRLEADTPIVMIVVAFSLQGVGMAYLMPPAMTTLMNAMPSDQAGVGSALSNTLRQVGGALGVAVLSTVMAQDYRRSLTEEIPVIRGEARESVASTYAALDSVDGIPPPVRMFVLEAADRSFISAMHVTAYTACAIAVVGLIVVALFYPRRERQDVPQQRRAETPDYRAKMENLEWGPPLPPLGESEQEHGELQTAGQAPRRHRQGQ
- a CDS encoding NAD(P)-binding domain-containing protein, with the translated sequence MPTIGIIGVGEIGKAIVTGLCEDRTHPPQIFLSPRGRKTTDVLAHQYETVTQCPTNQAVVDNSDTVILAVRPHDRADAFDGLTINGPTVLVNVMAGVGNADVRRELATDTTVVRAIPLPAVRERRAITVISPNEPNVNALFASLGGALAVASERELNVFSALTATLSSHYRFLTTIAAWATSQGISPNDADRYIRGLFQGIGRALGDESRSLTELAADHETPQGINERLRTEWFDSDNVDSLTAVLDQLLKSFPPRQ
- a CDS encoding multicopper oxidase family protein produces the protein MNRRKVLTWSAAGLGTAIAVPAGGFGILYSTYRTDTFDDVDFDNELTVPPLAESTVKNGVRHFELDIQTGTTAFKPGGKTDTWGVNGSYLGPTVRLRRGEDASFSVRNHLDEDTTVHWHGAHLPAAVDGGPHQSIAPGDTWEAEWTADQNAATLWYHPHPHGRTARHVYRGLAGMLLIDDDISDALPLPHRYGIDDVPLIVQDRTFSSDNQFEEDSSFMNTSGIMGDEILVNGTYGPYFSVTTKKARLRLLNASNSRVYNFGFSDDRSFQLIATDGGLRSKPLPTERIALSPGERAEIIVDFKEDETVDLRSFPAELGYGFPFQRFNGMDDRFDILRFKAADSLDDSPELPATLVDMPDLNADNPTTTREFDLHGMNQINNKTMDMQRIDFGVRVDTTEVWTVRNRVPFLHNFHVHDVQFQVIDVDGAAPPEHLRGWKDTIALEPDLPYRLAMRFTDYTDPDLPYMYHCHILRHEDMGMMGQFVVLGDNEDVGTVPMN